Proteins from a genomic interval of Niabella soli DSM 19437:
- a CDS encoding alpha-L-fucosidase, which produces MKRILFIGCFVVAGLAAGAQGMEEMWDSTASKKEHPNIQWFKDAKFGLFIHWGLYSKLAGTWKGKNYYGSGEWIMNQARIPVRKYDKVAATFDPVNFNADEWAQLAKDAGVKYMVITAKHHEGFSMFDSKVTNFDIVDATPYKKDPMKALSEATRMRGIQFGFYYSQFQDWHEPNGGRNTWDFDESKKDYQQYYRDKAIPQLKELLTNYGPLGIVWFDTPGGMTKEQTQRFINELRKLQPKSLFSSRVGQGLGDYKDFGDSEVPPVPIAGAWESIYTHNDSWGYIAHDMNFKSSDEIIELLANVASKGGNLMLNVGPDGLGTIPYYSVKYLKATGAWLQKNGESIYASTAGFIPAQPWGVTTAKPGRLFLHILNRPGNDTVLVPGFTNTASKVYALDGKMNLPFTQKSTDLYVNMTTVKNIHSPNAVLVVEYKGTAPAYNASAPVTVSAAFDNNPVGAIFAKTSGNAKVQSLTYSHYYGDWKHTTCVTDMLSPGDAAAFTVRITDPGDYKLILEYACPQESANQEGSLEIDGKTFLYRTLRTSAYDRKAPLLFIKHPVAIFTVVKPGIYRIVVKPYKQGKELFKLKSIIAEPIK; this is translated from the coding sequence ATGAAACGAATTTTATTTATAGGATGTTTTGTTGTGGCTGGTTTGGCAGCCGGGGCGCAGGGTATGGAAGAAATGTGGGATAGCACCGCGTCAAAAAAGGAACATCCCAATATTCAATGGTTTAAAGATGCGAAGTTTGGTTTGTTTATTCATTGGGGGCTTTATTCAAAATTGGCCGGAACCTGGAAGGGTAAGAATTATTATGGCAGTGGCGAATGGATCATGAACCAGGCCAGGATACCCGTTCGTAAATACGATAAGGTTGCGGCGACCTTCGATCCCGTAAATTTTAATGCGGATGAGTGGGCGCAACTGGCAAAAGATGCCGGTGTGAAATATATGGTCATAACCGCCAAACATCACGAAGGCTTTTCGATGTTTGATTCCAAAGTAACCAATTTTGATATCGTGGACGCCACTCCATATAAAAAGGACCCGATGAAAGCCTTGTCTGAAGCTACGCGAATGAGGGGCATACAATTCGGGTTTTATTACTCCCAGTTCCAGGATTGGCATGAACCCAATGGGGGAAGAAACACCTGGGATTTTGATGAATCAAAAAAGGATTACCAGCAATACTATCGCGATAAAGCTATTCCGCAACTGAAAGAGCTGCTGACGAATTACGGACCTTTGGGCATTGTATGGTTTGATACACCCGGGGGTATGACCAAAGAGCAAACGCAGCGCTTTATAAATGAATTGCGCAAGCTGCAGCCCAAAAGTTTATTCAGCAGCCGGGTAGGACAGGGCCTGGGCGATTACAAGGATTTCGGCGATTCGGAAGTACCTCCCGTTCCGATTGCCGGCGCCTGGGAGTCGATCTATACCCATAATGATTCCTGGGGTTATATCGCGCACGATATGAATTTTAAATCGTCGGACGAGATTATTGAACTGCTCGCCAATGTAGCTTCCAAAGGCGGAAACCTGATGTTAAATGTGGGCCCCGATGGCCTGGGTACTATACCTTATTATTCAGTAAAGTATCTGAAAGCTACAGGCGCATGGCTGCAAAAAAACGGGGAGAGTATTTATGCTTCTACCGCCGGATTTATTCCGGCGCAGCCCTGGGGCGTTACCACGGCAAAGCCGGGCAGGTTGTTTTTGCATATCCTGAACCGCCCGGGGAATGATACAGTGTTGGTGCCGGGGTTTACAAATACTGCTTCAAAAGTGTATGCCCTCGATGGAAAAATGAATCTCCCGTTTACACAAAAGAGTACGGATCTTTATGTGAATATGACTACTGTTAAAAATATTCACAGCCCCAACGCTGTGCTGGTAGTGGAATACAAAGGAACGGCCCCGGCATATAATGCTTCGGCCCCTGTAACGGTTTCGGCTGCTTTTGACAATAATCCTGTGGGGGCCATCTTTGCAAAAACCAGTGGTAATGCAAAAGTACAGTCGCTCACCTATAGTCATTATTATGGCGACTGGAAACACACCACTTGCGTAACGGACATGCTGAGCCCCGGCGATGCAGCCGCATTTACCGTACGAATCACCGACCCCGGGGATTACAAACTGATACTGGAATATGCCTGCCCGCAGGAAAGTGCCAACCAGGAGGGCAGCCTGGAAATAGATGGCAAGACTTTTTTGTACCGCACCCTGCGCACATCAGCATATGACCGCAAAGCGCCGCTTCTATTTATAAAACATCCTGTGGCCATTTTTACAGTTGTAAAACCGGGGATCTATCGTATTGTTGTAAAACCTTATAAACAGGGGAAAGAATTGTTCAAGCTGAAATCAATTATTGCCGAACCGATAAAATAA